The Nematostella vectensis chromosome 11, jaNemVect1.1, whole genome shotgun sequence nucleotide sequence ATTGACTCTAGcttgttttgattattttcCGTTTGAGAACTATGGACACATTTGACAGAGGAAAAGtagcttttttaatattttatatctATATATTGCCAAAGACCACTATATGTTACTATTTTTGTAAGTCCGAGTACAAAGATTATgataaagacaacaaaataacAGCACACTGAAGACTTTTTCTGTTTGTCAAATTGCGTAAATGTGAATTGGGGAAATGACCTATTTACGTAAGGTAATATGAGGGTTGGGCGTACGTAAATATGCGTAAAGGAGGTATTTATGTTGCTTTATACTAGCATAAAGATGTGGAGAATTCACACGACATTTACGCATTCTTTGCGGGTGCTTAAAGCAGCTATTTGCATTACTTTATTGCTTGTGTTTTGCGAGGGCATTAGTAATCCTTTACATAATGCGCGAAAATGTAATTACACGACATTTACGCATCCTTTGCGATGCAATGCGTAAAGAAGGTTGCTTTAATGGTTGCGTACAGAAGCGATTTTTTTCAAGGTTATTAAGAATCCTTTACATACTGCGTAAAGATGTTTTAAAGTGTACTTTACCCAACAATTACGCATCCTTTATGAATGCGTTAAAAAGGTATTTACGTTACTTTATCGGTTGCGTGAAGAAGGTATTTACGTTACTTTATCGGTTGCGTAAAGAAGGTATTTACGTTACTTTATCGGTTGCGTAAAGAAGTGTAAATTTTCCAAGGTCACTAAGTATTCTTTACAGATGTGCGTGAAGACGTCGTAAAGATGTCGTAAAGATGTCGTAAAGATGTCGTAAAGACGTCGTAAAGATCAAATTTACGCAAATGGAAATATTACGTAAAGATGTTTAAAACTGTTCTTTACGCAATATTTACGCATCCTTTACGGACACGTAAAATCACGATTTCATGCTGTGATTCGATCGAGGAATACGTTCCCGGGTTTTTTGCCTATAGAGTTTTATCCGGGTTTTCGTATCGGGCGTGTGATTTTGAAGTTGTATTTTCATAagattattgatatttttgaaTTGTGTAATTGCACTTGCACTTAAGTAATATGTTaggtattataatttttaagtTAAGAATATTTTCTGCATTGTATTCCACGTTTGATTTCTTATAAAATGTGAAGTGGTACCAGTTCGTAGCAAGGAAGTCGAGAATAGCGCTTTACAGCAAGACTCACCTCTTACCTGTCAACAAGTGTTAGTAAGAGGTCACGATTTGCGCATACGTGCTTTTCGTCCTTTGTATAAACTTGACATTTCGAGATAAACATAAATACCACACTCGAATAAATGGGCGGGCCTTTTTAAGTGAGTAATCACAGGCGATTTGTCCGTCTCTGATGCTTCTCTTTGATTTGATTCAAGAATGAATGTTTTTAGATaatgaatttgtttttaacacATTCGTTCGGTCTTGGGGAGGGAGAGCTGGCTTTGCTGaatgaaagaaatgtttatATACGCCTTTATACGAAGGTCGAATACGTGACACAATTCTCAAGAGTGTTATTTGAGAAGTTGTTCCGCTATTCAATACCGGAGGATATAAAAAGCCCAGTGTTGACTTCACCAATTGTATCTACAAGGCTTTGGCTTACTCCATCTGCAGAGTCTCCATATCGACAAGAGTGAAACAAAATATCTTTTAAGAAAGCTTCGCGTACAAAGATGCAGTTGGTGCTTGGCTTGCTTGCCCTGTCTTGTGCGGCGGGCCTGCAATCTGCTGAAGGTAGTGTACAGTCTTTATATTTCTTAAGTTTCTCCTGGATAGTTTAAATCTTTCTCGCATAGCTTTATAACGTGAGGTCTTAAGACTATGCTAGTCGGCTCTCATTCGGACTTATTTGGAAATGCTCTGTTTTCGAATATTGAGAATTCTTTTTATTTGGATCGCGAAGAAATGATACGTTTTCTCGCACCCTTGCCCCAGTGCACCTCGGCCTTCACGCGCAGCCACAGAAAAATATTGCGTGCCAACGGAAAAAAATACCGTGGCCACGGGAAAAAAATCCGTGTCaacgaaaaaaaatccttttaaaCGGCGTGTCAACGCCCGTGCCCACGAGTTCGAAAGCCTAAGTGTATGTTTTCCCGTGGACGGCCACATATtcgaaaagaaaacatttccgaataacccGAAATAAGAGCAGGCtacttttagtaaaaaaaagaacaacaagTATACAACAGGATTGTTACATTCAAAGTGAGTCATGTAATTTTTGTGAGTATGTCATTCTTTGGATTCTAACGAGGTATTTTCTATTTCATTCTTTGGCAGGTGCAAAGTACGATGTGCTATCCTGCAATTCCTTCAACTTAGCGAATAACCAATACGAACAAAATGCAGACCACGGCTCATGGCCAGCCAGCGGCTTCTGTCGTGCAATTCGTAACCAGATCCTCCCTGTCGGCGCACACTATTCCTACGAGGCTTTGGTGTCGCTGTATAacgtgagggggaggggcggggTGAATTTTGGTCATCTTGGATTGGCTTACAATGCGCTGGATGCGAACAACTTCGATTTCGTATACTTTCGGTAAGTGCATCTTTATATacccatttaaaaaaattggtaATGATTagtgcaaacggcaaatgTCGATTGGAGTTACAGTTCCACTACTTCTAAGTACTATGTCTTATATGGTatcatattatatatatatatttttttattatatttaaagGCAATGGATTTATAGCTCTTGCATAGCTAGAGTTTTTTTCAGTCGtggaactgccatttgccatttgccatttgccattcgccggttgcactgacaacgtttttctAATTAGATTTATGTGCAGATTATTGATATTGCAAACTGTTTACTtgattgtatttttaaatatgattGCATGTTTCGTTATTATAATATATTTGATAATTATTGTGCTCGTGATAAAGGAAAATAATTTTGTCGaaagaataacaaaatattgaaGAATGATAGCTCAGTGCCAGCTTAAATAATCTATACTTTTCGATTTTTGAATCGTTCCAGTCCTCACTCCTCTGGGGGCTGCTTCCAAACTGGTTACGTCATCAACGGAATCCCAACATTCCCCGCGGACTCAGTGTCCAGTGCTTGCCCAAGCGGACCTCCGAGGGGTGGAGCATGGTTCCAGGCAAAGGTTCTCGTCCAGGGTACCAAAGCTCGCATATTCCTGGACAACAAACTAATCCGAGAAGTTTCTACCCATTACCGACCATATGGACGCGCAGGCGTCATCGTCGCGAACGGTTACAAAAATGTTATCTACTTTAAAAACTTTGAGATAAAAGGCATCTCAAAATCCTACCCCTTCCCGGCGAGGTCTTGTATGGCGACACACACTCTTCCTGGATATTACTTGCTGGACGCGGACCATGGCTCCTGGCCGCGAAGCGGGTTTTGCAGAACATTACTTAAACCTGCTTTACCTGGTTCCTCTTATCGGGTGTCGGCGAAGTTCTTGAATCTGATCGGGCGTGACGGTGTTAATTTTGGACATCTTGGACTGATGTTCAATGCAAAGGACATTAACAATTTCGATTTCGTCTATTTTAGGTAAGTCGAGACGGCGATGCGCTTTTATTGATaaagatatttaaaatatCTCGAATGATAGCAGCATTtcaacaaaacattttttatgtcAAGCAAATTATTGGACATTTCATGTGCATAATTTTTACTTTCAGTTTGCACTCACAGACTTGATGAGttaaatttatttcaaaatggtCGCCTGCAATGTTACGTGAATGGGAATTCTCGACGTACACagtttttggtaaaaaaaggaaacaatgaTTTTAGCGAActccaaaaaatattttcttatgtCAACACTTGTCTCCTTTTTAAATTCTGACGATAACAATCATCTACTCATCTTCAGGCCACACTCTGCTGGAGGCTGCTATCAAACAGGATATGTCGTCAACGGGGTCCCTAATCTTAGTGGTGCTTCCTCAGGGCCATGCTCTGGTGGCCCCCCATCAGGCGGAAAATGGTTCAGCGCGCATGTTGACGTCATCGGAACACGCGGCAAAATCTTCCTCGGAGAGATCCTGGTAGCGACTATCACAACCCATTTTCCCGCCAAACTACAAGGTGGTGTCATCGTTGCCAATGGTTACAAAAATGTCATATACTTTAAAGAGTATAAAATGAAGAAGCTGTCGGATGGGCTCCCATTCCCTTCACGGTCTTGTCGAGCCACGTTACGAGGGCCTGGGTACTATGAGCTGGATGCTGCGCATGGCACGTGGCCTGCTAGCGGGTTCTGCAGAGTGCTCATGCCAAAAAGTCTTCATACTAAAGAGTACAGTGTGTCTGTTGACTTGTATAACGTGGTTGGCTGGAAAGGCGTTAACTCTGGGCACTTGGGTCTTATGTATAACGCCAAAGACATCGACAACTTTGAATTTGTGTATTTCAGGTGagttcaacaaatttgttttactCCATTTTTACGTGCGCATCACATGCCCAATACAAAACAATTACGTGATTATCACATGATAGAATAACCATAGCCAGTATGAAGCGCGCTGGCAGTTGCCTCGTTCTATAGCAAGATCGTGAATAAAAAACTCTGTCTCACTTCGCACTCGGGCTTTTACACCTACAATGCCTTTGCCTTGTTACACCTTTTGATTAGAGCTCACAAAATGGTTATGGATGCATCACATTGTTGATATAGTCGAATGAGCCCCTCTGACAACACTTATGTCAAACGCAATAACCACTTTCCTCCCCACGTGCTTGTTACCCTTTTACACGTGATGATCACGTGTACTCTCTTATCTCAGACCCCATTGGGTGGCCGGTTGCTACCAGACCGGATATGTGAAGAATGGggttcctgtgtttgacaatCTCGCAGTTAACCGCCCGTGTGTTAATGGACCACCAAAAGGACAGACTTGGTTTACTGCAAAGGTAAGTACACTTGTGTGTCACGCAACTATGCCACTACATTGTGATATTTAGGAAATATGTGGTCGGATCCCCTAATACTTTCCTTAGAAACCGCTGCTGATAAGGGTAGGATAACATTCTTGAAAGTCATTTGGGGCTTAAATCAGGGGCGTAGGCAGGGCcaagggggcccgggccccccttCTCAGGCCCGAACCCAGGGGGTGTGcaaggggtgcgaacgcattccatcccctcccctcccctctcctcccctccccacacaacagccgaaggtccactttgggttatcaatagacgtgctatctGTAGACAACACTTAAAGCATAAGCTTGATCACTCtcgtagccaaatccgacaataaacttTCTGTGGATATACTGCAAAGGTAtataaaattgctttttgtgtcctcccccctccccccggaaGGGAAAAACtaggtccattttttttttcggatttcgcaccccccaaagaaaaatcctgggtacgggcctgcttctagcagccaaaaatacagttaatgtatgaaacattatctaaaacacaaGAGACAATGCCTTGAaaaggccttttgggcccactcctgttaaaaatcctggctacgccgctgaaaATGCTTTCACACTAAGCGCAAAATTTATCAGGTGTGTAGCCTTTAAATGGGGAATGGAATTGCTTTCACGTATCGCTAAAGCCTTGATATAATTCGTTTCAGGTCAGTGTTGAAGGAGCATCGGTAAAAATCTACAGAGATAATGTATATCTCAGCTCAGTCCCTACGCGCTTCACTCCCACACCAAAAGGTGGTGTCATTGTCGCCAATGGTTACCAGAACGTCATCTACTACAGAGACTTCAGGCTCCGCCCACTCAACCAGCCAATACCGTTCCTTACCACTCAGTGCATTAGTGCAGCTCAGAAAGGCAGCGGTTATACACTTCATGGTACAAACGGCGCATGGCCTGGAAGCGGGTTCTGCCGTGCGCTGTACGACGAGGTAATTGCAGGCTCAGGTTATACAATCTCTGCTGATTTCTACAACGTTCGCGGAAGGTCTAGTAGCCAGTCTTCTGGAGTTGGACATCTTGGAATAATGTTCAACGCAAAGGACCTGAACAATTTCGACTTCATTTACTTCAGGTAAGGCCTATTTACCGGTTCAAAAAGTGGTTACAATTCTTATTTCAGCTCCTGTCACTGACATTTTTATGGCTAATGTTATAACAAAActcactcctttgttattgtttatcattaaaaatacaGTGATTTATTCGcatgaaaacttcaaaataacaatctaagaATAAAGTATGATATGCTTTAGATATTTGATTTAAAATATCTCgattacttgcttgaattagccgatggaaatggatgctttgtgtgaacCGACATTGAGCGGGATCCTAAAATAGCGGCGTGGAGCCATTTATGCCAGCCAGTAACTTTTTGCGGTAGATCTTTGTATCCCTTGGTTCAAGAAAGAGATCATCCTAGATAGTCGCAGTCTTGAATCATACTAACTTGTGTGTCTTCATTGTGTGTTCCAGGCCCCACTGGGTCAACGGCTGCGTACAACCCGGATATGTCCAGACCAATGTCGTCCACACTACGTCCACGTTCCCATGCTCTAACGGCCCTCCCGCCACAGGAACCTGGTTCAACATCAAAGTTGTCGTGGCCGGAAGTCAGGCTCGTGTCTATAGAGACGGAGTTCTCGTGCGCACCATTTCCGGTCACTTTTCCGCTCTCGCAAGTGGTGGCGTGGTCGTGGCCAATGGTTATGACAACGTTATTGAATTCAAGAATTTTAATGTTGTGAAAAACTAGGCATGCAGTTGTAATGGTACTTGGCCCTAGCCTTTAGTACAAatattaaacaaaagaaaccAATCCCGAACGCTGTTTTTCCTCTCCATGCAACACctcttcccccttccccctttccccttccccctcccccccccccccagtaacTCCGAGGAAGGTGAATTCCTCCTCCCTCCACTCAAAAAAGGGATGTAAGTGCGCTCATCCATATAAAGAATAAACGGTCTTCCAGGAGCATTGAACATGCAATTTTGCGAATTTATttcttgatgatgatggtactTTATCATTTCCTTGATGGTAATTTTTAACGACTCTTGACTAACAAAAGGCTTACAATGGCGTAAACTTTTTCCCACACAAAGGTGAACGTtgacataaaaataataataacaaataaagaCAGATCTTTATGTCGTTTAGCAAAAGATAAAGTTGATTAAACTAAAATAATTCAGTATCGatcaatattttattaacCCATAAATAAACACAGCCCAAATATACTGATGCTATGATTGGGCTTATTATACGCAAATTGCACTGTAATAAATGTTCTTTACTTCATAATTTGGTTGGTGGTAAGgggccacagggatcccaaaaCAAATGATATTATAACAGCACTTACACGTCACATGATTTTTAAGGGTTAatttcaagccaaaataaacacagaaatggctgTACTCCTCACGACAGATAACGACTAAAAAAATTGTCGacctagtgagttcaaagtattctatatttgatACATTTTATGCGTTTTGCGAATTTGCACCCAGTCAACCATAATAAGTGCAACTTTCACGGCTGGTCGCTTTGTGGCTTATTTAGCTTAAATTCTATTGTTTTATTAAGAACCTTGTTTATATGAAAGCCCAAAGATTTCACCATATTTTAgaaacatgctaagaacatgtcgAGGATCAGATAGCAGTAAAACATTAATTTAATAATGATGCATTCTAAAACGTAGAATCAAGTTATGTTCATGATGACAATCTATCGATCACTCGTGTAATTGTGTTTGTAGTACTTTGAGTTTTCTATTCTTATATACTCAGAACACTGAAACCTAGCCGCGCGCCTCTTTTAAATATTATACGATCGAAATGCATGTCATACGCTGTGCTTGTTGTAAAAGTTTATGTCCTGCCACGCCCAGTTTTTGTCATAACTGTATCCACGGAAACAGCAATTTTTGAAGTAAAAATCTAATTTCTGCttcaaatttcaataaaattaagaACGAGTAAGACTATCAGACATGTTTTGTGAAAACGATAAAAAATGACCATGCCTGTCCCCCCCCCAACAAAGTCAGGGGGGCACCTATAAGTAGAGTTTGTATCCCCGACTCTTATTTAGAATCAGTATACGGGCGAGTTGAAGTAGATATGTATCGTTGATTTGAAGAAATTAGGTTTTTAATTGGAGGAAGAGGGTTTTCCCCGCAACGAAaagcaaaatctaaaaaaattaccaaattattaattatgaatttttaaatggaTGGAAAAGCCTTCTTATTTCCTTCAGAAACCATGACGCTTGTTATATATCAATTCCAGCTTTTATGTTTAAATTCAagctgtttatttatttttattttttttttttttggctttgagGCACTAAAGTCATCATAgagaaactaaaaaaaaacagatgtgttgcgataaaaaaaatgtttgggaAAATCTCAGACCGTCCCTATTTATGACAGGGTAGTTTTAAGAGTATCTATTTTTGACCCCTGATCCTCCTTTAATACATCaagcagtagcggatctaggggagggtttagggggtttatccccccccctcctttgggctgccagaaagctaCTATTCATGAATGAATTGAATATAAGTTACCAGAGCTGTCAActctgtcacaagattttggacctcatcataaACCagtttttgtgagaatgttcatacattctctgtattcatccGCATTGcctgtcttgttttttttttcacatattagCTGTATTTCATCCGATtttacaagatttctgtccaagttgggttgacagctatgatatATGTActagaaataaaaccaaaagtgatttttaattcatttcaaTGAATGATTGGTCAAATTCTAACAAAGATTAGCAAGGCTTAAATGAATTACTTTGGAGAAAGAAATAGAGAACTGGTTTCATAAAACCTTAAAGAAATTGAGAGCTGGTCTCCGAAAACCCTGAGTATTAgtaatttgtgaaaaacaacatatattcGATAAACACTTGAAATTTGAATCGACCATTCTTGAATTCcgttttgatttttaaaaaaggtgcACATACATATTAGGACCTTGAGGATCTGTTattacctaaaaaaatatgccttgtttttataccacctacaaaaaaattcaatataaccctgggtacctcaatgttttcttacaaaccttaaaaaaacttttttttactcatgTCACAATTTAATGTGGTCCAAAAGTAAAATTCAGGTTTCATAAAAAAGGCAAGACTCGACAAGACAGCTTTTTTGTAGAGGAGCAATTTGCTCAAAAGCAATagttttttccctctgcagcTTCTCCTATAAAAGCTCTTTCAACCTCTGGCTCATCAGATCATAGAGCTTATGAGACAGCAAAGTTCATATGTTAATTTTCTGTAATGGGTATCATTTTAGAAAATTCTAGTTGggactatttttagttttaggttttatgaattaggtttttgtggtataatatttgtatcctatttttagttttaggtttttttgaattaggtttttgtggtataatatttgtatcgtaagggaatttccagtttttattttcttagatGCTTTTCTCCAAACTTCTTCAGGTTAATCTCAGCCAGAGATTCTGAAATCAAGCTGAGACACAAGCTGCTGGCTAAGAGGCATGACCCAGGGCAGGATGTACCTATAAGGCATTGGTATTTAATGTaggtcaccaaaaataaacatatatatagtaacaaaaagtaagacaatattttaatggaaaaattgttctaaaaaaatgaaccagagttataaaagtaaaaaaaaaaaattttttcatGTTAGCCTGACAGGTTCTTGTATAATGTGTGGTTAGTGACAGTTAGGCTATTTAGGTTCATAAATAGTCTCTTGCTATTACAATGACTCATGGTAAAGTAATTGAGGTAGTAATTaatcataaaaaaca carries:
- the LOC116613216 gene encoding uncharacterized protein LOC116613216 is translated as MQLVLGLLALSCAAGLQSAEGAKYDVLSCNSFNLANNQYEQNADHGSWPASGFCRAIRNQILPVGAHYSYEALVSLYNVRGRGGVNFGHLGLAYNALDANNFDFVYFRPHSSGGCFQTGYVINGIPTFPADSVSSACPSGPPRGGAWFQAKVLVQGTKARIFLDNKLIREVSTHYRPYGRAGVIVANGYKNVIYFKNFEIKGISKSYPFPARSCMATHTLPGYYLLDADHGSWPRSGFCRTLLKPALPGSSYRVSAKFLNLIGRDGVNFGHLGLMFNAKDINNFDFVYFRPHSAGGCYQTGYVVNGVPNLSGASSGPCSGGPPSGGKWFSAHVDVIGTRGKIFLGEILVATITTHFPAKLQGGVIVANGYKNVIYFKEYKMKKLSDGLPFPSRSCRATLRGPGYYELDAAHGTWPASGFCRVLMPKSLHTKEYSVSVDLYNVVGWKGVNSGHLGLMYNAKDIDNFEFVYFRPHWVAGCYQTGYVKNGVPVFDNLAVNRPCVNGPPKGQTWFTAKVSVEGASVKIYRDNVYLSSVPTRFTPTPKGGVIVANGYQNVIYYRDFRLRPLNQPIPFLTTQCISAAQKGSGYTLHGTNGAWPGSGFCRALYDEVIAGSGYTISADFYNVRGRSSSQSSGVGHLGIMFNAKDLNNFDFIYFRPHWVNGCVQPGYVQTNVVHTTSTFPCSNGPPATGTWFNIKVVVAGSQARVYRDGVLVRTISGHFSALASGGVVVANGYDNVIEFKNFNVVKN